The segment AGTCTTTTTGGAGATCAGAATTCACCGAAATTCATCATTAATACACTTTGATGATGAAAGATTAAAATATAGTTGATCAAGATTGTTTCTCTCTAGTCATTTTCTGGCACTATGAACATTGCAGTCATTGTCTTTAATATTTTCTCTATTGAATTTTTCTTGATGTACGCGGTATGCATTAGAGTATACAGCCATTATAATAGTTTCCCCACTAatttatggaaaaaaaaaacatacacacacacacagacATTTCCTTGTACATTTCTCGGATTTATTTATTCTAGTACAAGACTGGGGTTAATACTTTTTTTTTCACCCCATAAAcaatcattttaattttataataataatacacAACTTTCTACTTTGCAATGCAAATTTCCAATTGCACAACTGAAAAATAGTTCTTTTATAGCCTTTCCTCGTctgttctttttctttatttccttaagaaaaatgaaaaatgatcATTAAGacatttataataattaaataaataaataaaaaaggcgGAGGAGACAGTTTTATACTGAAAGAGGCTCGGCTTCTTTGGATGTGCAGCCAAAGCCTGGCTTTCACAAGTTCTACCAGTAAATATTAAAAATGCCAATCCTCCTATGTTGTAAAcgcaaaagaaaaaaataagaaaaaaaagtaaaaagtgGTGGAACGAAACTAAAAAAACTCATCTCTCACCATTCAGATTGTGCATGGGATCATGAGAAATGTTTATGAAATTAAGGAACAACCATATTTACCACTAATATTTGTCATCGTAATTGATGAATAAACCAAGTTATTTGATCAAGTTGGTTTCAAATCCTGGAACAATGCATCCCACTTCATCTCTTCAGCACCATCTAACCAACTTCCCTTTTCCCTTTTCTCTTTCTTCTGGTACTTTAGCACCATTGTGATTGGTGGAAGATGAGTCCCATTGGTGAGCAGCAGCCGCCCTTCTGCACCCATCCCCACCCTCTTCTTTCTCTTCAACATTGCGCCACCTTTCCATTTATTCCTTCGATTAACAATAACAAGAGCCGACGCTTCTCTCTCCACCATTGCCCCCATGTACTTTGATAAGCTCCTTTTTGTTCTCTTGATTGCCGACATGAGGCTCCGCACTACTGGTCTCCAACCACTCGTCTGATTTCCTTTGGTTTTCCCTGCAAGCTTGAGAATTTCCAGCCTGTGTTTAGCTATTGATATGCCCATGCTTTGGAGAAACTCATGGTCCAAGTATACTATGTCTTCTTCTTCAAGCTCGTTGTGGGAAAATGAAAGGCCGTACTCGTAAACCAGGGATGGCTCAAGGCCTGTTTTTGAAAGCCAAGAAAACCAGTCCATGCCCTTCCAATACCACTATAAGACTCAGATATCTCAATGTCAGTGCCTCCAGATTCAAGGCATATAAAATCTAGTGGACGACTGCATAGACAGgagtgtatataaataataataatgatgatgatgattaggCCTGAGCAAATAAAATTGAAAATCCAAGTTCAAAAATTATCGTTATTTGAAATCCAATTaaattcttttttaaaatttaatctataattaattttaatatcttatgatataaatataaatattttataattaaaataataaaaataatttaaattttctatttaaaaatcaaaaagttatcatataaaaattattagttatttttatttacttgaaaatttactattttatagAAATGTTGTTTATCAAACAATATTCAAAAGTcataaaacaaaaattattttttcaaaataaaattttaaaaatttaaaattaatataaaattttaaaattaaattacgatGAAGATTTTAAAAGTTGGACCCTTAATAGTGATGATTATAATTATTTAAGACAGTgaagtaaaaaatttaaaattttataagcaAATGTAAAACcagtcatttatcttatttatttttatttttaaaataaaaaaatctgaCTGCTtcttaatattaaatcttaaattAGAAAAGATTCGATGAAATAATTATTTAGTGTCTAGAAAATTCCCATTTAAACTGCTGTAGGTTGGAGTTTGTTAACCAGACCCTTTGCAGTTGTGCTGATTTGACTTTGAGTTCTAATTGTTGCAACCATTGCATTGGAGCAAGCTACCGAAAACACCCTTCTAGGCTTCTACTTTACCAAATTGCTTACTCACTAAGTTCcccatatttaattataaaacaagTGTCGTTTTTGTTTTAAGTTATTCAACAACTTTAATTATGGTGAATAACATAATTACTAGCATTATGATGAGAatcctaactt is part of the Gossypium arboreum isolate Shixiya-1 chromosome 5, ASM2569848v2, whole genome shotgun sequence genome and harbors:
- the LOC108451520 gene encoding uncharacterized protein LOC108451520, with the translated sequence MDWFSWLSKTGLEPSLVYEYGLSFSHNELEEEDIVYLDHEFLQSMGISIAKHRLEILKLAGKTKGNQTSGWRPVVRSLMSAIKRTKRSLSKYMGAMVEREASALVIVNRRNKWKGGAMLKRKKRVGMGAEGRLLLTNGTHLPPITMVLKYQKKEKREKGSWLDGAEEMKWDALFQDLKPT